CCTGCTCTATGTTCTTCTTTCTTGTTCCTAATCACACGTTCTTCAATCACGGTCTCCAGAAATGCATCCAAATCTTTAGCTACTTTCTTCACTCTGGTGTCCAGACCATTTATTTTATTGACCCATTTAAGCCATGGAATATAATCCCCAATGTTAAAAATACCTAAAAGTTCTAGAAGTTCTTCTACGAGAGCCTTGACAGCTATTCCACTTTCCCCTTCATTGTATGTCCTCCCTATGGCCACTCTGCTGATTATGTTATTTGTCATACAACTTAAAAGATCTCTCAAGTCTATCACTGAATTCGAAGAATCACACTGTTGCCTAATTTTTTCAATCATGTTTGATGTTTCTTCTTCTCTCACATCACTATAAGATTGGACTCTTTTGTTACTGAGAAGATGAAGCACGGTGACACGTCTAATTTGCCTCCAGTATTCACCATAGGGACTAAAGGCCACGTCTTTGGAGCCGTAAAGGAGTCCATCAGCATTGCTAGATTTAGGTCTGTTTGACCAGACGTGATCGTGAGTTTTCATGATATCACGAGCAGCTTCAACCGAAGAAGCAACGAGCACTGGCTTACTGCCCAAGTGAAGTAGCATGACAGGACCATATTTTTCAGACAGTTTATGGAGAGTACGGTGAGGATGCTGCCCCAGTTGGTGCAAATTTCCTATGATTGGAAGCTTTCTTGGAGATGGTGGTAATAATCTTTTTTGGGTGTTTGAAGTACTAAAGAACCATTGATGGAGGAGGAAAATGAAGACAAACAGAGGAACAAGAAAAGAATACCAGGGAAGCTCCATTGTTGTTTAGCAATGAGTATTGAAGAAGAAATCAAGAATTGGGTACAAGATATTTGGAGACAAATATCAATTACGTATGTACCCACATTAAAACAAAGATAATTTAAGTATCTTGTTTAGGTTTGTCGTACCACACAAATTATGGGGTTAAAGTGTGATTGTCTTATGGTCTGTCATGTTTCTACTTATACAGAAACATGGGTTTCGTCGACATGCCAGCTCAAGGTTTCGTCGACATGCCAGCTCAAGGGTATATTAGACTTTAAACAACATTTATACCACGTGTCAGTAATGCATAGAATTGGGGTCGATCGTACTACATCCTTTAGTTTGTGTGGTGAAGCTTTTCTGAGTATGCTCGCACACACCAAATTCGGGTAGGCTCCCCTCCAGTATAGATTGCTCTAGTTGGTCCAGTGTATCTCTAGATTTGCCACATCTGTCCAATTTAAAATCTAAAGGTTCAGATTTACCTCACTTAATAAACTAATTTAACCATACTTAAAGTTTCCACAACCTTCCTTTCATCCGGATTTCCACGCTCATAAACTAAGAATTAATTGATGATTAATTAGACGAAGTAGAAAAttagttttttgtttttttaatgctCGATAGAAAAATTACTCCCACCGTTCCAAATTAGTTGTGCTATTTTTATCTTTCGAGAGTTAAATTACATAAACTTTGATCAACATAAGCTGTATTTTTTTTATCATATCAATATCAGAAGAATTGCAATTTATGGTACTTTTCGTGTAATTTTTGAATATctactttta
The nucleotide sequence above comes from Lycium barbarum isolate Lr01 chromosome 3, ASM1917538v2, whole genome shotgun sequence. Encoded proteins:
- the LOC132632570 gene encoding cytochrome P450 71A3-like, which gives rise to MELPWYSFLVPLFVFIFLLHQWFFSTSNTQKRLLPPSPRKLPIIGNLHQLGQHPHRTLHKLSEKYGPVMLLHLGSKPVLVASSVEAARDIMKTHDHVWSNRPKSSNADGLLYGSKDVAFSPYGEYWRQIRRVTVLHLLSNKRVQSYSDVREEETSNMIEKIRQQCDSSNSVIDLRDLLSCMTNNIISRVAIGRTYNEGESGIAVKALVEELLELLGIFNIGDYIPWLKWVNKINGLDTRVKKVAKDLDAFLETVIEERVIRNKKEEHRAGEAKDFVDVLLEIQNGKETGFPLQRDSLKAILLDSFIAGIDTTTTALEWVMTELLRHPRAMEKLHNEVRQLAQGKAEIIEDDLANMHYLKAVIKEALRLHPPVPLLVPRESMEDVKLLGYHIPAKTQVFINVWAIGRDPLSWDDPEEYRPERFLNSDIDVKGLNFELIPFGAGRRGCPGSVFSIVVNELALANLVYNFNFALPEGIKEEDLDMTECTGIAIRRKLPLLAVAIPCY